The genomic interval ACGTCTCGCTGGCGAGCCTGCGCTTCCGCAATGAACCGGTCCGCGCGCCGATCACCCATGAGGTTGCCGGCGGCGTCCATCCGGTGGCGACGTTCACGCAGTATGACCGCGTGACGCGGGCGCGCTGCTTCGTCTCCAACGGCATGCGGATGCTTCTGCCGTCCGTGGGCCACTATGGGCCGGGCACCAACGTGCTGGACAAGACCCTTGACCCGCTGATGGGCCACGAAGGGCTGTTCGTGTGGGTGGTCAGCCACGGGCAGGCATTCCCGATCGCTGCGGGGCAGTTGCTCGGTGAGGATGAGGTCGAGGACGCAAGCCTGATGTAGCTCAGCCCGGCGGCCGGGTGAAAAGCGGCGGCGCCAGCAAGACGGCCAGCACGGCAAGTGCGAACAGGTTGCCCTCCGCGATCGTGGTGGGCGACAGCGTCTCGAACAGCCGGGCGAGCGGTGCGGGCTGCTGTGAAGCGATGAGGGCATATTCGAATCCGAGCGTAAGCGCAGCCCAGATACCCCCGAGCAGCCAGGCCGCCCAGCGCGCTGCGCCGCCTATGAGCCGCCGAAACATCACGAAAGCATAAAGCGCCAGCAGAACCGCCAGCGTGATGCCGCTCGCCGGCTGCGCTGCCGCGCCGAACGCGGGCTGCAATGCCAGTTCGCGCAATGCGGCATTGCCGATGGCAATGACCGGCATCGGCAGCCAGGCGAGCGTGCCCCGCAGCAAAAATCTCCCAGAGCTGCGCATCGATTACGGATAAAGCCGCTCGCGCATCCACGGCGCGTCCGGCCCGCCGCGCCGGAACAAGAAGCGGTCATGCAGGCGGAAGCGCCGGTTGCGCCAGAATTCGATCTCCACCGGAATCAGGCGGTAGCCGCTCCAGTAGGGTGGGCGCGGGACGTTGCCGGTCGGATATTTGGCCGTGTATTTCGCCACCGCTTTCTCCAGGCCGAAGCGGGTGCCGAGCGGGCGTGACTGCTGCGAGGCCCAGGCCCCGATGCGGCTGCCATAGGCGCGGGTCTCGAAATAGGCATCCGCTTCCTCCGCGCTGACCGGCTCCACAGGCCCGCGCACGCGTACCTGCCGGCGCAGGCTTTTCCAGTGAAAGCACAGTGCCGCCTTCGGCTGTGCGGCCAGTTCCTGGCCCTTGGTGCTTTCGGTGTTGGTATAGAAGACGAACCCCTCCGGCGTGGCCTCCTTCAGCAGCACCATGCGCACATTCGGCATCCCGTCAGCGTCCACCGTGGCGAGCGCCATGGCGTTGGCATCGTTGATCTCGCTCTTCGCGGCATCGGCCATCCATGCGTCGAACAGCGCGAAGGGGTCGTCCTTGTGCGCCGGATCGCGGTCACCGGGCAATTCCGCGTCTTCGGTCGTGCCGTCCTGACTCATCGTGCTTGCGCCTGATTTCGTGGTGTCACGCCGAGTGATAACGCGCGACCGTTCCGCCATTCGCGTCAAATGTCAATGCGGCGATGCGCAGCCTGGCGGAACGGCAGCCAGACCGCTGGCGCTACGGCGCGGGTCAGTGTCACGCGGGCTGGACGCGCATGGCCTTTCGTGTAGGATGCAGCCCAACTTGAAATCCGCGAGACAAAGAGGACGACGGTGGCCGACGGACAACAGTTGATGGCGGGCAAACGCGGGCTTGTCATGGGCGTGGCGAACAACCGCTCGATCGCCTGGGGCATCACGAAAGCATGCGCGGATGCCGGGGCGGAACTGGCCCTGACCTATCAGGGCGAGGCAATGGAAAAACGTGTGCGCCCGCTGGCCGAAGAGGTCGGCGCCAAGCTCGTCATGCCCTGCGATGTGACGGACAGCGCCTCGCTCGACGCGGCCTTCGCCACGTTGCGCGAGCAATGGGGCCAGCTCGATTTCGTTGTCCACGCCATCGCATTCTCCGACAAGTCGGAACTGGACGGCCGATACGTCGACACCTCGGAAGAAAATTTTAAACAGACCCTGCTTGTCTCCTGCTATTCGCTTACCGCAGTGGCCCAGCGCGCGGAAAAGCTGATGACGGATGGAGGGTCGATCCTCACGCTGACCTATTACGGCGCCGAGAAGGTCATGCCGCATTACAACGTGATGGGGGTTGCCAAGGCGGCGCTGGAGGCGAGCGTAAAGTATCTCGCGGCCGATCTCGGCAAGGAGGGCATTCGGGTCAACGCGATTTCGGCCGGGCCGATCAAGACGCTGGCGGCGTCAGGCATAGGCGACTTCCGTTACATCCTCAAATGGAACGAATACAACGCGCCGTTGCGCCGGACCGTAACGATCGAGGATGTCGGGTATTCGGCCGTCTATCTTTTGTCGGATTGGGGACGCAGTGTGACGGGCGAAGTCCATCATGTCGATTGTGGGTACCACGTGGTGGGGATGAAGGCGGAGGACGCGCCGGACATCTCCGTTGTGTAAGAGGGAAGGGGACGATCCGTCATGGATCCGATGAAAATCATTACGTATATCGCCGTCACCGCGGTCGTGGCGTTGGTGGCGCTGGGCGGTGTGGCGTTCTATGCAGGCTACACGGCCGGGCTGGGCCCGGAGAAGGCCGGGACGGCCTCCCAGGCGCCAAACGACTCGAACGCGGCCCTGACCGAGATCAAGAGCCTGAATCGGGAGATCGCTGAACTCAAGGAGGCACTGGCGGAGCGGCGCGACACCAACGAGCAGCGGGCCGACGCCCTCGCCGAAAGCCAGGCGCGGCTGGCGAAGATGGCGGATGAGCTGGATGCCACCAAGCAGGAGTTGGCCGCGGCCCGGGACGAGGTCGCGACGTTGAAAGAAGAGCTTGCGGCAGCGAAGCAGGGACGGACGGCAGCAGCCCCGCCTGCGCCGGCGGAGGGCGGCGAGCAGCGTACCGCCGCGGCTGCAACGGCACCGGAACCCGGCGATGACTCGGTCCTGCTTTATGACCGCTTTCAACTTGAGCGCGAGGCCGCGCGCGGTTTTGATCAGGTTGATCTGCGCTTCGGTCTGGAGACTGTCGGCTCCAAGTCGGCCGGTCTGAGCGTCAACGGAAAGCGCATCAGCATGCGCGTGAAGGATGGCAAGCAGATCATCCATAAGGGCGTGACCTGCGAGCTGATCCTGCTGGACACCGATCAGACGGTGCAGCGCGCGCAATTCAGCCTTGCTTGCAAGCGGTAGTTTCTGACGCCGCATGCGCTTGGACGGCGTTACCATCTACTTTGTGCGCCACGGCCAGACCGACTGGAACGCTGAGGCCCGATTCCAGGGGCATCTGGACATCCCGCTCAATGACACCGGACGGGCGCAGGCCGCACGCAATGGCGCAGTCCTGGCCCGGGTGATCGGCGATCCGGCGGACTTCGATTTCGTCTCCAGCCCGCTCAGCCGCGCATCCGAAACAATGCAGATCGTGCGCCGCGCGCTGGCAGTCGAGCCTACAGCCTATCGAACCGACCGGCGTCTGCGTGAGATCAACGGCGGCGATAACCAGGGGAAGCTGCCGACAGAGGTCGTAGCGGCGATAGAGCGGTATGCGGGACGCGCGCCGGCCGATCGCTGGGGGTTCCAGCACCCTGGCGGCGAAAGCTACGCGATGCTCTATCAGCGCGTGTGTGACTGGCTCGAAAGCGTGAAACGCGATACAGTCGTCACGGCGCATGGGGGCGTGATGCGCTGCCTGCGGCGATACGTCGAAGGGCTGGACCCCGAGGCGACGTTGCAGATGGCGGTGCCGCAGGACAAGGTGCTGGTTATTCGCGCCGGCGCGCTCGACTGGATTTGAGCGCCTAACTTGCCGCGCCCCCTCAGCGAAGGTCGCAGAGTCATGTCTCACAACACCTTTGGGCATCTGTTCCGCCTGACCACCTGGGGCGAGAGCCACGGCCCGGCCATCGGCTGCGTCATCGACGGGTGCCCACCCGGTATCCCGCTGACCGAAGAGGACATTCAGCCTTGGCTGGATCGGCGCCGCCCCGGCCAGTCACGCTACACGACACAGCGGCAGGAAGCCGATCAGGTCAGGATCATGTCGGGCGTGTTCGCAGGTGATGACGGCGTCCGGCTCACGACCGGCACGCCGATTGCGCTTCAGATCGAGAATGTCGACCAGCGGTCGAAAGACTACGGCGAGATCAAGGACAAGTTCCGGCCCGGCCACGCCGACTACACCTATCTCGCCAAGTACGGGATCCGTGACTATCGCGGCGGGGGACGCTCCTCGGCGCGGGAGACGGCGATGCGCGTCGCAGCCGGTGCGGTGGCACGCAAGGTGCTCGCTGGCATGACCATCCGCGGCGCGCTGGTGCAGCTCGGACCTCACGAAATCGATCGCGGGAACTGGGACTGGGACGAAGTCGACCGCAACCCGTTCTTCGCCCCTGACGCTGAGGCCGCAGCGCGCTGGGCCGATTATCTGGACGGCGTGCGCAAGGCCGGCTCCTCGGCCGGCGCGGTGATCGAGATCGTTGCCGAAGGCGTGCCGCCGGGCCTGGGCGCGCCGCTTTACGGCAAGCTCGACCAGGACATTGCTGCCGCTTTCATGAGCATCAATGCGGTCAAGGGAGTCGAAATCGGGGCAGGCTTCGCGGCTGCGGCGCTGTCGGGCGAGGAGAACGCCGATGAAATGCGCATGCGCCCGGACGGGACGCCCGAGTTTCTGTCGAACAAGGCTGGCGGGGTCCTGGGCGGGCTGTCCACGGGCCAGCCAATCGTGGCGCGGTTCGCCGTGAAGCCGACCTCCTCGATCCTCAAGCCGCGGCAGACGGTCGATGCCACCGGGCAGGAGACGGAGATCGTCACCAAGGGGCGGCACGATCCTTGCGTGGGTATTCGGGCGGTGCCGGTCGGCGAGGCGATGATGGCGCTGGTGCTGGCCGATCACCTGCTGCGTCA from Dichotomicrobium thermohalophilum carries:
- the aroC gene encoding chorismate synthase, translating into MSHNTFGHLFRLTTWGESHGPAIGCVIDGCPPGIPLTEEDIQPWLDRRRPGQSRYTTQRQEADQVRIMSGVFAGDDGVRLTTGTPIALQIENVDQRSKDYGEIKDKFRPGHADYTYLAKYGIRDYRGGGRSSARETAMRVAAGAVARKVLAGMTIRGALVQLGPHEIDRGNWDWDEVDRNPFFAPDAEAAARWADYLDGVRKAGSSAGAVIEIVAEGVPPGLGAPLYGKLDQDIAAAFMSINAVKGVEIGAGFAAAALSGEENADEMRMRPDGTPEFLSNKAGGVLGGLSTGQPIVARFAVKPTSSILKPRQTVDATGQETEIVTKGRHDPCVGIRAVPVGEAMMALVLADHLLRHRAQCGGT
- the pdxH gene encoding pyridoxamine 5'-phosphate oxidase, coding for MSQDGTTEDAELPGDRDPAHKDDPFALFDAWMADAAKSEINDANAMALATVDADGMPNVRMVLLKEATPEGFVFYTNTESTKGQELAAQPKAALCFHWKSLRRQVRVRGPVEPVSAEEADAYFETRAYGSRIGAWASQQSRPLGTRFGLEKAVAKYTAKYPTGNVPRPPYWSGYRLIPVEIEFWRNRRFRLHDRFLFRRGGPDAPWMRERLYP
- the fabI gene encoding enoyl-ACP reductase FabI — its product is MADGQQLMAGKRGLVMGVANNRSIAWGITKACADAGAELALTYQGEAMEKRVRPLAEEVGAKLVMPCDVTDSASLDAAFATLREQWGQLDFVVHAIAFSDKSELDGRYVDTSEENFKQTLLVSCYSLTAVAQRAEKLMTDGGSILTLTYYGAEKVMPHYNVMGVAKAALEASVKYLAADLGKEGIRVNAISAGPIKTLAASGIGDFRYILKWNEYNAPLRRTVTIEDVGYSAVYLLSDWGRSVTGEVHHVDCGYHVVGMKAEDAPDISVV
- a CDS encoding histidine phosphatase family protein, which translates into the protein MRLDGVTIYFVRHGQTDWNAEARFQGHLDIPLNDTGRAQAARNGAVLARVIGDPADFDFVSSPLSRASETMQIVRRALAVEPTAYRTDRRLREINGGDNQGKLPTEVVAAIERYAGRAPADRWGFQHPGGESYAMLYQRVCDWLESVKRDTVVTAHGGVMRCLRRYVEGLDPEATLQMAVPQDKVLVIRAGALDWI